One Papaver somniferum cultivar HN1 unplaced genomic scaffold, ASM357369v1 unplaced-scaffold_76, whole genome shotgun sequence genomic window, aggatttccttagttttgttttacttgaggacaagtaaaattcaggtttgggggtatttgatgagtgccaaatattgtatatatttatccctttttgttggcattttaactcatcttttatgcattaattctacattttatcccatattctgtattttcattgttttcaagaataaatatttttattaattaattttgcatttttaggtaataaataaagtacggatgagtcgcggagcgaaaagagcagaaaagtagtgaaaagccgggagaaattacgcaaggaagccgcgaagaatggtgcgcacaaccttattttctacacacaaaaacgcctccgttctcagccatcagatcagttctcagaagcatccgacggttgctccttcatagagcatcaaaatctgaagtctctgccaagcaccacagcgctgaaattccaagccttcagattagatggtagttgaatccaacggtcgctcctttgctgttcatcaatgtttgatatccccgccttacactacaacacctaaccccatctagagccgttaacttcgttgtatcaaaaaatctgacggtcgctcctcgcttgcctccgcatcaccatccgatctacctaccatcttcgcatctcgcagctcagcgtcgcagaacatcaaactcgatacgcccgcctaacaccctagcaaccgaatcatttaacctcaaccaaacatctcctccttcctctccatcgacctcaccccctctgcagagacaccatgtcctgccaccaccagaacaccacctctgccactgccgcttcatcaccaaacaccaccaaaccactccaCCTtgtccataaaatcaatacccatcatcaccccctctttctagccccctatttgattgatttttcttctcacctttctctgaaaccctagaagaaaaatcaatcgattaggcgagtctagagtagcaattggcgcgtgggaatggagcaggagagtcagaggaagaatgggtcgacgcatgggggagagattgtgccatcaaattaggtaatttgaaaaacctaatttcactgttttggggaaaaattgggggaaaaccctaattgtataatttagggatttgggggtataaatagactgtggtgttgttgtaaaatacatgcttggattagcctgcatccaggactttcaagttCTGCTTAATGTTGTCTCCTGTTAACtgttatgctcctgttatgttGTAAAAATTGTTATGTTGTGTTGTCTCCTGTTTGTGtctgtgtgtgattgtattatccatgttatgtttgtcttaattagtttgtgtgttttgtttctacacatgatcctgtaagtcccctgtttaactcacatgttctttttctgagtcttaatgcttgacaaccatgaggactcttaactgcaacatgttctgattccccactagggtgagaaaacaactgaaccttgatggttagctattaggatggtttttgctgaacTTAAAAtggcttaggctagttagactcctaaaagcccaactgatttgtgattagtggtgctttaagaagaccactaatgctaggggtcagtggtggctctaaggaattaatcagctacattagttagtgagccactgcctagttagtctgtgattggttgtgccttaaacagacagccaatactaggggttagctaaggctgtaaggttggttaactagacatttgacaaaaacttaacctaggtgaactggctaggtaaagggaattctcatccatctccttgcacttcccatccacaatttcttttccatgttttgattaaattgttcttgagtttacttctctttcactgcctttggttcattgccattgtaactgtcactatctcactgcctgtcactagctcagactagctagaaaacttcaatagccctctccgagtccctgtggacaaaccttttcttcccatcactaactacaattgatcctgtgcacttgcaggtcagtttgtaggtccTTTCAAAACCTCATCAAGTTTCCATAAGACAAACAACATGCGGTTTAAATTTTCTATATAAATTAAGCAAATGTAACCATTTCTTATCTGAGCAACATCCATTCATATTCCAGCAAATAAAATTCATGGTTCAGATAAAGTAAAACTAACAAGAAACAAAGTAGAggtaaaattaaaatatcaaaacaGAGCAAAAACTATGATTATGAAAAGTAGAGAGAAACAACGATTTTAGAGTTTAAAGTACTTACAAGGTCATGAGCTAAAGAAGGCTCTGCATCCATAGAATCCACAGAATCCACCATCATGAGATTAACCACCTTTTAAAATTCTTCATCAGTAACAATAGGTTCCGGGGGAAGAGTAGCAAAAGGGATTGGTTTCAAAACAACAGCTCTATCTGATAATTCTTCTATAATTGGATTTCTCAACATAGCATTGTTAGTAAACCGATTAACATAAATTGGGAGTAAAAAAAAGCTTATAACAGCCCACAAAAAAACAACTTTAAAATCTGTTCCACAAGTAACCACCACTTGCCAAGAACTCAGAGATTAAACAAAGAACTAGTAAAATAGGCAATCATGAAATCAGTTCCACAAATAACCCCAACTTGCCAAGAACATAGACAGAAACAAAGAGACTAATAGAGTAGGCAATCATGATTCCGATCCTAagcatatttaatatcaaaaatccctttATTGTGTAAGAATACTATGGCCCTTTAAAAtatctttctctggtaaaggttgttattGTTGCATTAGGGAGGAATATCATTGTGTTTTCATCCtgtcgcaagaacaaaagaacaacaacaacaacctttaccagagaaaggttgaagtcggttttaactaatgcaaagcaaaagttgaaaacccgaaacacatatgcttttatgctaaatcaaaaacgattcaacatattgtgacttttcacacatgagtttcaatcggaaccccttataatcctttgataaagcctaccaacatgagctagaacttaatcctgctaaaccaaaaagtcaccaaaccataagggttcacacaatatgagaccgaatattaaggttatgaaaaccgaaatcaaacatcccataaacacatagcaataatataaagcattcacatgctatgtaatcaaaaactatcacgaaaaaaattataaaataataattttattcataattagatacttttattcaaaatagacctcatacaattattgaaagaaatcagaaactgatgtctattttcctggattaagtctTACATTatgtaacttaatctctagtggtgctcttattgtttacTGAGGTTTCATCGGTACTCAAACTTTTGAAGAATCTCTTGAAAGACTTATCCGCAACCACTTTCCGATTTTGAAGAATGTCTTGAAagacttgtccgcaaccactttTCGATTTTTAAGTTTTTCAGTTTGAAGAGATCAGCTTTAGTCTCTTCTATTGATAAAAGCCCGCTACCGGAATTCTGCTCCATAATAAGTTTGAATTGAACTTAAAAAAAATCTTGTAAAAAAATCttgtaaaaaaagaaagaaaaggtacAACTATGACCAAAATATACCTAAAATATTTCTTGTGAACCGAATTTTGCTTAGGAAACATATTATTAGGGGTGACTATGGACCGACCTTTATCGGTTTTAACCTCATGGGCATCCAATCTAATACATGTCAATTTCGCATGGGCATAAAGCCCATTTATTAAGATCCGATATAATCTGAAACATAGAAGTTAAAGACCTCTTCATTAGGCGCCGCTTTCATAAGAGAGATAGCAGAAATGGCGATGAGAGCAGTTTTGAAGAAGATTTCTCCTTCTAGTATGTCTTTCGCAAGGAAGACAATCGATTCCACCTTACTCAAGAAGAGCAGTATGGTCGAGCAGATGGGGATCATATAGGACATATCTTCATGACAATAAAGAGGCAGCAGTTTCTGGTGCGAGTGCGACCAAGATTGATAAGGAGAATTGCGTGGAATCGAATAACTTTCATGAGAAGAAAGAGATTGTTGATAAGCAGTTTGCGTCCAAGGAATTTAAagaagagcagcagcagcaggtgtatCTTCACTTGCATActcgaaatatgttttgtctCTTTCAGGATTTTCGCGACAATTACTATCCATGGAGTCTCATCATAGTACTACTACCATTAGCACTGTCCATGAACATGTTGGAGGTATAATCGAATTCACTACTCCTTCCTTTATAGGGTTACAAAGTAGTAAACTATTAGTATTGCGTGAAGGTGGTCCATATGGGTTACCTAGACAAACTGTGAATGGTTTGGTATGTATAACTAGCTGGGATAAGGAGTCATTTATTATATGTAATCCGCTTACCGGAGAAAAATCACCTTGGATTAAAACTACCAAGGGTTTAGAAGGAGGAGAAAGTAGACGTGACGTTGAGTATATTGCATTAGGATTTGatccaacaacaaatgaacatAAAGTAGTTTGTGTATCAACTACGTTAAACAAAATGTCTGGCATCACAGTTGATGATGATGCAATAGTTGTTGAAGTCATGACTATTGACAGAAGTACATGGACGGGTAATGGCGAAAGTAAATGGAGAAGACTCTGTGAGGAAGTAACTCCCAGTCCCCGTTCTGCATTTGGACCTATGTTTCATTTTGTTGGTCCTCCTGTTTATGTGAATGGTTCTGTCTGTATATTGGTTGTTTggtaaatatgaaggaagaccACCAGGAACAGTAGCAGAATTTAATTTTCAGAGTGAAGATTTCAAGTATTGGTCAATGTCTTTATTACAGAAGAAAGGAGGTCCATTACCTACAGTTCAGTTGATGGAATATGATGGACGCTTTGGTGTATTGAATCGTATATCGGATTATGAAGCCTTGGTATATTTAACCAACCCAACCATAGTGCAATTCGAGGATTATGAAGACATGGAATTTTGCAACTGGAGTGAAGAGAAAATCTTATTACCTTGTGCCTGGACTGCTGGTAAGCATCTTTGGATTGAAGCTCTTACGGGTACAAATTTACTCTTCATACAACCTGAAAGTTCAGATAGTGGATTTTGTTACAACCGTAAAACGAAGAAGTCCGAAAGGTTTACAGGTAGAAAAATCTCACCTTATCATGTTGCTTAAAGAATTTAAAGAACTTCCTTTAGGATCTTTGATAACTTTTTTCATTGAATAAAAGTTTAATTATCGTTGGATTTAATCACGGAAATGGAATCATTCGCTTCCCACTAAAATATGGATTCTTAGCTTTATGATCACATGCCACTTGCTACCAAAATAACAAGAAACATAGACACGGACAAAAATGATGGGTCTTAATTAGCGAATACCAGAGATAAATGCCGGGGACTGCATTTTGACTCTAATTTTGGTTTGCCACATTTGCGGTTGTTCTTAAGAATTCCAGTAATGCTGCAAAGTTGCAATAAGAGGATCCACCTTCAGCAATGCTCCTCCTTGCCTGCTTCGACACCTTACCAGTGATGGCCATCAACTCTTCTTTCTTATCATCCATCATATCCCTAACTAGCTTCTCCACAATCGTTCTACTACATGTATCTTTCATGTCCATTCCAATCTTCCACACCTCACTAACATACCTGCTATTAATCGGCTGGTCAGCAAAATGTGGCCAGCATATCATAGGAACTCCTGCAACCATACTCTCCAGTGTTGAATTCCATCCACTGTGTGTCAGAAATCCGCCGACAGCAGGGTGGAGCAGTACTTCCTCCTGCGGTGCCCATTCGACCATGTAACCTCTCTGTTTAGTACCTTCTGTCAGCTCGACTGGTATCCGACTGTCTTCTTCATTTTGAACAAAGGAATCTGGTCGTCGAACCCACAAAAACCTCTTTCCGCTATTGATTAGCCCATACCAAAACTCCAACCACTGCTCTCGACTTACCATCGTTAGACTACCAAAACTTACGTACACAACGGACTTTGGAGGTTGCAGATCGAGCCAACTCATGCAACTTCTGTCCTCCTGCCATAGCCCATTTGAAGATACTTTTGCAGATGAAGAATCTCCTCTGACAGTTTTCAATAAAGCATGGAGAGGTCCAATTGTATAGAGATTTGGCCAGTAAGATCTCAGCTGTGAGATAATAGGTGCTTCGATGTCATCGAATGTGTTGAGTATTTGAGCTGTGGATCTAGTTGAATTGAAAGTTTCAGTCTTGACAAACTCCAAAGCAGGATCATCGAGCTCATTAGTTCTGCAGAAACTAGGCAGATCTCTACATCGTAGAAATCCTTCCATTTCTGGCACGCTTGTTACAATCCGATCAAGCTCTTCATCTGCAGTTCATATGTTTAAATGAATCAAGAACACTTGGCACACATTTAAATGAACCATTGAAAGCATCTTGAAGTGATATACATACCTGTGAATGGGAAGTCGTTATTTTCGACAAGTTTTGGCAAACAGAAATAAATCCACACGCAGCAAGCACTAACAGTGCGGAAACAGATGGAGAGTATCTTTAATTCTTCAGCAACATCTATGGTGAAGCCTAAAATTCCATCAGCAATAATACAAGTAACTTGACCTCTGACGTCAGATTTCAGGCGACCCGAAATAAGCATTTCACGGAAAGCAGGTTCAATAACAGTTTTGAGGGGACCAAACATGTCGTTGAGCTTCAGGAAACCAACTTCGCGAGGGTGATCATCAGGAAGACCGTCAGAGATGGTTTCGAAACGGAACCCCGGGAAACAGCCAAAGCGAGATTTGGCATCTGTGCAGCGGAGGAGACGAGATTGATTGAACTCAGTATTGATGAAGGTTACATGGATGCCTGATAGGCAGAGAAGCTCAGCTAATTTGAGCATGGAATTCATGTGACCCTGTGCTGGGTAGGGAAAGATGACCACATGTGGTATTGTTGGCTTGATTTGCTCCATTTTCTGTTGATCACTAACCCTTTTCCTTTCCCCTCCTGTTGTTGGTGTTTCTAAAGAAATTTAGTAGAGAGCTGAAATTCTGAATAGACCGGAGACAAACTTAATAAGTTCATTCTGAAGGCAGCAAATTTGTCATTAGTCACCACAAAAAATCCAGTCATGTTACTGAGCGTCCGTAACATTGACAGAGAGATGAAGATGCTTTTCTCCCCTGGCGTTCATTTAGAGGCCTGCAATATACGCAGAATCATTAACTGGTATTATTTTAATTCTCGAGGCACGTTATTAGGTGTCTATTAGCCTGTAAGATTGTTTCACGTGGTTTTGATTTGTACAATGCAGATGAAGATAGTAGGTAAGCCGTAATAAAATACAGCTTAATTTAAGTACATATAACACATGCTTCCCAATTTTTATTGAAATACAAACAGAAAGAAATCCCTGAAATTATTGAAGATCTGCAACCTCACATGTGCATAACATAGGCTACAACAAACCTTAACTGTTAGGAAACAAACAAGTTAGCCATGTCAATCCCATCTGGCGATCCTTCGTGTTGAAATCTGGGTCAGAATATGGTTAATACAATTTTTGCTGATTTTTATAGCTAGTTTGTTTCAGGGCCATCATCAAGAATCTTGGATAACGAACAGACCATCACCAGTCAATTAGTTGCACTTAGTCGGATCTGAACATTCTGACTGGCGTAAATACCTAAAACTAATGCCATTCAATTTGTATCACTTCTACTTAACAACTTCCTATCTAAAAACATAAATACCTCCTCTTGAGTAAACACAATTTGTTGTTGGACCTTGAGCTTTATTGACTGCAGTACACAATCCAGTTGCAGTACTAACATTGATGAAAATGACAATGCTTTTCTCCCATGGCATTCATCAAGATGCTGGCCTGCAATATATGCAGAATCATTGACTGGTATTATTATAATTCTCGAGGTACGTTATTTGGTGTCTACTATACAAAGCACTTGCAGCCAGTAGGTAAGTCCATATAATACAGAATAACTGAAGTACATAAGATATGCTTCCCATGTTGTATTGAAGTATCGACAGAAAAAAATCGTTGAAGATATTGAAGGCCTGCAACCTCACATGTGCATTGCATTGTCTACAACAAACCTTAACTTTTAGGAAACAAACAAGTTAGCCAGGTGGTCAAGTGATGCACTAGATATACATTAGCCTGTtgcaattgaaaacagaactcatTGCACCAATGCAACAACCATTTTAACGAAACAACCAAATTACACATTCATCTTTCTGTACCAAATTACACTAAATCACTTGTGAAATTGGTTAGAATCATTTATGATACACTAAATCACATGTGAAATTGGTTATAATCATTTATGAAAAGGCTTCAATCTCAGAACGGTACAGATGACACATTTAAGAAATCAAACTTCTAAAGCAAACAACATAAAAATCATACCTCTTAGCCCAACACACTTAGCTGAAATCGAAGGACATTTTTCCCCAGCGCATTATCCCTTCTCAACCTGCATACAACTCCAATACAACATATACTGTTAAGATTTTCCTAtacaaaaatatgatgaaatcaCAGACTAgttaaaccctaactatgaaaagaGTAGAAATCGGCAAGTTCTCtgtcaaatttcacaaaattaAACAGAACCCAGAAtgaatcatcaaaacccatatcAGAAAACACATCAGTTCAATCATTTGATCAAGAAAATTATCATGAGAATCAACGAAAAGAAGAGAGgaaggaaaagagagagagaaagtgttTTTAATGAATAAGGCGCTAGGCGAGGCCTGCTCTCTTTTTTATCAATGCACTTTTCGTTTTATCTATAAAAAAACGAAAATGATATATGGCACCCAATGTTACGTGGCGTACTTGGATAATTTTCTTTTCTGATCGGAAGGCACTTGGATATGACCCGGTTTACTCCTTTTAACATGGATGATCTGGATCGTCTATGATTTGGCAATCAACGGTGCACATCGACTCTGTCAATCATGTCATTTAAGGGGCTGTCAACAGATCGCGTCCCATTACTCGTATGTTAAATCTTAGAAAGAAGAATTATACAAAGTATTGTCTGTGTCGATAATTTATCATCCTCGATTCACAATAAAGATTTGCAAAAGCACGGACTCTTTATTTCTTAATTGATAATTGATGAACAATGTACCCGATCGAATGTTCAATGAATTAGTGATAATTATCGAAGTAATTATCTATTAGCTTTGGTTTGAGAAAGGATTGGGAGATGGAGTTTTATCAAACAACCACATTATTAAAATTCAGTTCTGGTTTTGATATCTTTTTTGTCCTTTGAGTTTTGATTATAGCTCTTTCAATCctgttaattaatattttttgtcTAAATATGTCACCATCTTTATCAACATCAATTTCGGCATCGCACCAAAGATCTCAATGGAGACTCTAAAATATTCGGGCAAAAATTATAAACGAGGAGATAGAAAAAGAACGAGGAAGAAACAACTCATAAAACGATTTAGTCACGCAAAAAGGGAGTACGAACAATTGGGATGCCACGTAACACTGGGTGCATTTGGTTGCAGAAATTTGGGTGTCATATATCATTTTTGAtaaagaaaaaatacaaaaaaaaaaatatgcggTGCTGGACATATTCAGAGCTATCCATGTTGTGTAAGGCGCTAGGCGAGGCGGCAAGACATCTAattgttaaatatatatattcatcCTTAGGGAACCTGATTCCAGGAAAGAGAAAATGACCAGCACTCACATTTAGAACCAGTATGATAAAGAAGTAAAATAATCAAGAAACTTTATCTTGTTTATTCTTCCATCCAGTTGCTCTTAATTCACTTTGCCCGAAATTCTCCACTTTGGAGCACACTAGCGTCAACTTTTTCACCCCTTATAAAATTCCATTTCCATGAACACACCCCATCACATGAAGCAGcaacacaaaagaaaaagaagatgtcaATTGTTCCAAGCTTCTTTGGCGACAGAAAAGCCACCGTTTTCGATCCTTTCTCCCTTGCCGATGTATGGAATCCGTACAAGGATTTCCCTCTCTCTAATCCTCTCCATATCTTCAACACTGAGTTCTCTAATGACACTGCAAGATTTGCCGGCACAAAAATTGATTGGAAGGAAACTCCAGAAGCCCACATATTCAAAGCTGACCTTCCGGGACTAAAGAAAGAAGAGGTGAAAGTGGAAGTGGTAGAAGAGAAGGTGCTTCAGATTAAGGGTGAAAGGAATATAGATAAAGAAGAGAAGATCGATAAGTGGCACCGCGTTGAGCATAGCAGCGGTAAGTTTATGAGGAAGTTCAGGCTTCCAGAGAATGCAAAGGTGGATCAACTCAAAGCAAGTATGGAAAATGGAGTGCTTACAGTGACTATTCCGAAGCAAGATCAAGTTAAGAAAACCAGTAATGCTAAGACTATTGATATCTCTTCTTAGACGAATGATTACCCAGACTGTCGTAACTTATATATGATCTTGAGCAAATGTAATAATAAATGATAAACCATGACAGCATATTGTACGTATAGTATGGCTTTTATGTTAATCAGCTTTGCCATGTAACTCTTCAACTCTGTCGATATAAGCTATATTTAAACTGTCATGGTTTAAGTGTTGGATAAAATCTATAACATATACCCCTCTGTTCCTTTTTAACAGGCTGGtttccataaataaatatttcaaaaaataggctggtttctaattggaaaagtcaaatgttactttaattttctgggaccactttttctttaacttcttttgatgacaagtgtcatagggaccatttcacttcacttcttttgatgacaagtgtcatgagaaccactttcaatgattagttctcttaatttccttaaatttctctaaaaacaaaaccagcctattaaaaaggaacgaagAGAATACATTTTAACGAGAAATATCATTGATTTCATGCCCACACCCTTTCATTTTTGAGTAATTAAAGCTGTCGTGCCCAAATAAGTGCCACCTCCCACTGCGAAGGTAGGGGTTCCAACCCAATAACTGTCAGAATCCACTCCGATTTAAGGAGTTTGGAAGAAATCCAAGGACCACTAATTTACGGTATCCAAAAGAAAGGGAAAAAATGCAGTCGAAGTACTTATTTCGGATTATTCTTTTTATTACTACAGTGggagtatttttattttttgttgggtGGCGCATTGCTTGGGAAAATGAACATTTTATTTCCGATATTCTTGTTGGGTGGTGCATTGCTTCCGAAAATGAACATTTTATTCAAGGCACTGACTAAATGCAACCCATAATAGTATTAAATACAATCCTCTAAAATTTTTATAAACCTTATTAATGTGGGTGAACAAAACTTAGGTTTATTATAGATCTACGTGAGTCCCAAATCTGATTCTCTCAAATTAGTCCTCGAGTGAgttgggggagttgagtgtattctGGATCctggggattttgagagagtttgagagagtgtagggagtttgagagagtttggtgtttttaagttcagggagtttgggggagtgtaagGAGTTTGAGAGAGGTTAatagagggagtttggggaaaTTTGAGAGAGTTcattcctaactcattctctttaaCATTGCATACGTGTCAACGGCATAGGCCACGTGTCGAACGAAATTAATAGCACATGTGTAACATGTATACCGTCATTTTAATGGAAGGGCAAAACAGAAAATTCATAATACAGTTGACTGGTCAAAATGGGACATTTTGACTAATTTTGACTATCGAAGGTAAAAGTAACAGAATGGGGCATTTTAATCTTTTTCCCTGACGTCCGGGGTATGTTCACAACCTTGGGACCCATTTTGGGATATTTTGCCATTTAACCCAAATTTTCATATGCTCCAGCCTGGAACCACAACATGGTCTACTACAAATTGGATAAATCGCGAATTCAATTCACCTGGCACTTGAAATCTCGCCATTTAAATACAAGTTCTGGAAACAACATGCTAGCAGGCAATAGACATATTCCAAAAGAATATATAATCGGCATACCCCAACCTGAGCTTGATAATGTCTGACAGTACATAAAATTGATAAACAACCACCGAATGATATTAATAAACTCCGTAAGCCATCTTCCAGTTGTATATTccagaacatgatacaaattgAATGATTCAAGTTGTATATTCAAGAGTGAGCTCTCTTTTCATATGGATCAGAACATACGAAACTTATTAGCAGAAGTGAAGAGATGAATTCAATGGCTATGTTAAAGCATAAATGTTAAAACAGCAGCAAAATTAAGGACTCAATGATCACAACCTGTTACTACCATCTCTCAACATTTCAAAATTAAGATTAATACACTAATATTAATATATGGCTTAGTAGCCAGGAACGTCAAAGGCTATCGGGTATCTCCATGAGATCCGCGGTTCCGCGTTCCCAAGTGAGATCCGTGTTAGGAGCGTGCTCCTAGCATGCAAAAAACGCGTTCCCAACATTTAGAACCGTGTGAAACTTAAATCTCACCTATTTCCAACTTTAGACCTAGAAACTAAAGAGACGTGATAAATCTTTATCCTTCTTTGCTTCTTGTGTTTGTTACTTGAGGGTTTTTCAGACTCCATTGACGTATCCTGTTGAGTTTTCATCAGAAAAGATAGGTAGTTTTACATTCCTAAAGTCTAAGTTGAAGAACAAGAAGTAGAAGGTTGTTGTTGGATTACAGGCTGAGTACTAATAGTACTGGTAGTAAGAGAGAAATGGAAGGGTTAGTTTTTATGAAAACGGATTTGTTTTTAGTTAgcttttcttttttatgttttctcTAACAAGGGGTTTTTGTTTTGAGAGCTACGGTAAGGTGGGTAATCCAATGATCGTCAAGGGGTTCAGCATATAACACATGATGTAGTCCTTACATTTCTGTAGTGAAAGAGCCCTTGTGTTGTTATCTCTCCATATACATACAGGCTAATTACCGGTGGTTGGTTATCCAATAAGTTTAGTGAATAACGTTTGATGAACAAATCAAGGAGTCTTTGGAAAAGACACGTAGGACTCGAAAGAAAGTAGTGGTTGTGCCAGTTTGGACTGTCTTACAAACCTGAGTATACGCTAGCACAAATGCGAGTTCAGAGTGCTCGTAACAAA contains:
- the LOC113344285 gene encoding 7-deoxyloganetic acid glucosyltransferase-like encodes the protein MEQIKPTIPHVVIFPYPAQGHMNSMLKLAELLCLSGIHVTFINTEFNQSRLLRCTDAKSRFGCFPGFRFETISDGLPDDHPREVGFLKLNDMFGPLKTVIEPAFREMLISGRLKSDVRGQVTCIIADGILGFTIDVAEELKILSICFRTVSACCVWIYFCLPKLVENNDFPFTDEELDRIVTSVPEMEGFLRCRDLPSFCRTNELDDPALEFVKTETFNSTRSTAQILNTFDDIEAPIISQLRSYWPNLYTIGPLHALLKTVRGDSSSAKVSSNGLWQEDRSCMSWLDLQPPKSVVYVSFGSLTMVSREQWLEFWYGLINSGKRFLWVRRPDSFVQNEEDSRIPVELTEGTKQRGYMVEWAPQEEVLLHPAVGGFLTHSGWNSTLESMVAGVPMICWPHFADQPINSRYVSEVWKIGMDMKDTCSRTIVEKLVRDMMDDKKEELMAITGKVSKQARRSIAEGGSSYCNFAALLEFLRTTANVANQN
- the LOC113344286 gene encoding 17.3 kDa class I heat shock protein-like, whose amino-acid sequence is MSIVPSFFGDRKATVFDPFSLADVWNPYKDFPLSNPLHIFNTEFSNDTARFAGTKIDWKETPEAHIFKADLPGLKKEEVKVEVVEEKVLQIKGERNIDKEEKIDKWHRVEHSSGKFMRKFRLPENAKVDQLKASMENGVLTVTIPKQDQVKKTSNAKTIDISS